The following coding sequences lie in one Rutidosis leptorrhynchoides isolate AG116_Rl617_1_P2 chromosome 4, CSIRO_AGI_Rlap_v1, whole genome shotgun sequence genomic window:
- the LOC139842454 gene encoding uncharacterized protein: protein MSDAGSTKISDLEFNDPLYLHPSDTSGASLITHKLKGTENYNVWSCAIKLALQTKNKLGFIDGSCPRFQYEDDDVLLSQWDRCNSVVLSWILVSLTEEVYNGQIFSKTAEVVWTELKETYDKVDASVTFNLYQQINSCSQNGQSLSDYYHKLNAMWRQFDEMVKIDDIVKASKSYQDHNQFLKLMQFLMGLDSVYTTVRSQILTTDPVPNVKTAFSIISRDESHRLHTPNGNNIKGQTNAFVGKVGNTGNTNNSFNKKKYRNPPLKCTNCNMLGHTVDRCYELIGYPPGYIKKPFNQGSPRFNSNNCVTDKSEGCSSSVQLASD from the coding sequence ATGAGTGATGCTGGTAGTACTAAGATAAGTGATCTTGAATTTAATGACCCTTTATATCTGCACCCAAGTGACACCTCTGGTGCCTCTTTGATTACACATAAACTTAAAGGAACTGAAAATTATAATGTGTGGAGTTGTGCTATAAAACTGGCTTTACAAACTAAAAACAAATTAGGGTTCATAGATGGTTCTTGTCCTAGATTtcaatatgaagatgatgatgttttgtTAAGCCAATGGGATAGGTGTAACTCAGTGGTTCTCTCTTGGATTCTTGTATCTTTAACTGAAGAAGTTTATAATGGACAAATTTTTTCTAAAACTGCAGAAGTTGTTTGGACTGAGTTAAAAGAAACTTATGATAAAGTAGATGCTTCTGTTACATTTAATTTGTATCAACAAATTAATTCTTGTAGTCAAAATGGTCAATCCTTATCAGACTACTACCACAAGCTCAATGCTATGTGGAGACAATTTGATGAGATGGTCAAGATTGATGATATTGTTAAGGCCTCTAAGTCTTATCAAGATCACAATCAATTTTTGAAATTGATGCAATTTCTTATGGGTCTTGACAGTGTTTATACAACTGTTAGAAGTCAGATTTTAACCACAGATCCTGTTCCTAATGTCAAAACAGCTTTTTCAATAATCTCAAGGGATGAATCACATAGGTTACACACACCTAATGGTAATAATATAAAAGGTCAAACTAATGCTTTTGTGGGAAAGGTGGGTAATACTGGTAATacaaataattcttttaataagaAAAAGTATAGAAATCCACCTTTAAAGTGCACAAATTGTAATATGTTGGGCCATACTGTTGATAGATGTTATGAGTTAATAGGATACCCTCCAGGCTATATAAAGAAACCATTTAATCAAGGGTCACCTAGATTTAATAGCAATAACTGTGTTACTGACAAGAGTGAAGGTTGTAGTTCTTCTGTTCAACTCGCTAGTGATTAA
- the LOC139842455 gene encoding uncharacterized mitochondrial protein AtMg00810-like, with amino-acid sequence MTLPEEFFSKDDKRVCKLVKSLYGLKQAPRKWNEKFCDALYEYGFVKSVNDYSLFVKFTSNACIYLLVYVDDIVITGSSLKDIQDCKTYLSTKFKIKDLGNLEYFLGIELVNNDSGVCLSQRKYILEVISEFGMLTNKPVATPMESGIVFANLHEHSRYDYLLDNISEYQKLVGKLIYIALTRPDIAYTVHCLSQHMHSPLASHLKAAMRILKYLRETPGKGIFLSKYDRYDLSAFVDSDYGKCSFSRKSVTGFCVFLGKSLISWKSKKQSTISRSSAETEYRALAYVTCEIIWILKILKDLNVKTNLPVKIFRDYKSALQIAKNPVFHERTKHFKIDLYFVRGKIEKGVIHTVQIDTSENISDILTKSLTGEQHKLFCEKLTLVDSYHV; translated from the coding sequence ATGACCTTACCTGAAGAATTTTTTAGTAAAGATGACAAAAGAGTGTGCAAATTGGTTAAGTCTTTGTATGGCTTGAAACAAGCACcaagaaaatggaatgaaaaatttTGTGATGCTCTTTATGAATATGGTTTTGTTAAAAGTGTTAATGACTACTCTCTGTTTGTGAAATTTACTAGTAATGCATGCATATATCTAttagtatatgtggatgatattgttaTTACTGGAAGTAGTTTGAAAGATATTCAAGATTGTAAAACTTATTTGAGCACAAAATTTAAAATCAAAGACTTAGGAAATTTGGAATATTTCTTGGGAATTGAATTAGTTAATAATGACTCTGGTGTTTGTTTGTCACAAAGAAAATATATTTTAGAGGTCATATCTGAATTTGGTATGTTAACTAATAAACCTGTTGCAACACCTATGGAAAGTGGTATTGTCTTTGCTAATTTACATGAGCATAGTAGGTATGATTACTTGCTTGACAATATTAGTGAATATCAAAAGTTAGTAGGAAAGTTAATATACATTGCTTTAACTAGACCTGATATTGCATATACTGTACACTGTCTGAGTCAACACATGCATTCTCCTTTGGCATCACATCTAAAAGCTGCTATGAGAATTTTGAAATATTTAAGAGAAACTCCTGGTAAAGGTATCTTTTTAAGTAAGTATGATAGGTATGATCTTTCTGCCTTTGTTGATTCAGATTATGGAAAAtgcagtttttcaagaaaatctgtAACAGGGTTTTGTGTATTTCTTGGAAAATCTTTAATTTCTTGGAAGTCAAAGAAACAGTCAACAATTTCAAGATCTTCAGCTGAAACTGAGTACAGAGCCTTAGCTTATGTAACTTGTGAAATAATCTggattttgaaaattttaaaagaTTTGAATGTAAAAACAAATTTACCTGTTAAAATTTTCCGTGATTACAAATCTGCACTACAGATAGCAAAAAACCCTGTTTTTCATGAAAGAACAAAGCATTTTAAGATTGATTTGTATTTTGTAAGGGGAAAAATTGAAAAGGGTGTTATTCATACAGTTCAAATTGATACTTCTGAAAATATTTCTGATATTCTTACAAAGAGTTTGACTGGTGAACAACATAAACTATTTTGTGAAAAATTAACATTGGTTGATAGTTACCATGTTTAG